A segment of the Curtobacterium sp. MCSS17_007 genome:
ACGATGTCGAACGGGTACCTGATGCACATCGGCGAGGTCGCCGAGCGGACCGGGCTGTCGATCAAGACGATCCGGGACTACGACGCCGCGGAGGTGCTGCACCCGTCCGGGCGGACCGACGGCGGGTTCCGGCTGTACTCCGAGGACGACGTCGCCCGGTTGCTGATGGTGCGGCGGATGAAGCCCCTCGGGTTCAGCCTCGGAGAGGCGTCGATCCTCGTCGACGCGGTGAAGGTGCTCGACGAAGCGCAACCCCACGAGGACCTCACCGCGGTCCGCGCCAGGGTGGCCGCCTTCATCCGCGACGCCGAGACCCGCCGGGACGTCCTCGGGCAGCAGCTCGGCATGGTCGACGAGTTCCTCGAGGAACTCCGCGCTCACTGACCGGCTCGGTCGCAGCGAGCGTAGGTTGCGCGGACCGGGCAGCGCTACGCTCGCCACGACGCAGCACGAGCACGAGAAGGCCCCCGGGATGACGGACGACGCGGTACCGACGACGATGCACATCGGCGAACTCGCCGACCGGACCGGATTGTCGAACCGTACGATCCGTCACTACGACGAGGTCGGTCTCCTCCGCCCGTCGGGGCGCACCGGGGGCGGCTTCCGGCTCTACACGGACACCGACCTCGCGCGGCTGCTCATCATCCGGCGCATGAAACCGCTCGGGTTCACGCTCGAGCAGATGGGTGAACTCCTCGCCGTCGTCAACGCCCTCGAGGCGGCCGACGACGACGCCGAGCAAGCGCGTCTTCGCGAGCAGCTCGACGAGTACATCCGCGACACCGAAGCCCGTCGAGCAAAGCTCGAGGAGCACCTCGGCATGGCCGACGAGTTCCTCGGCATCCTCCGCGGCCGGTGAACGCCAGGCCGCCAGGCGGGCGATCGTCTTCCGGGCACGGATCTCAGGTCGAGTTCGCTTCGGTGCTGTTGCTGCGGACTCCTGCGCGGCGCACGACGACGGAGCCGATGGTCGCGGGGATCGCGAGGAGCACGAAGCTCGAGAAAGCCCCGAAAGCGATCACGAGGGACCGCTCGGTGCGCTCAGGGTCCTCCCCGGAGAGGTTGCCGACGAGGACGATCAGGTAGACCGGCAGCGCAAGCGCGACACACCAGAGAACTCCGGCGGCGAGTCCCAGCACGAGGGCCAGCTTCCGCATCCGCGTGATCGGCATCTTGTGAGACCGCTCGCACGGACGGCGGATGGGCGGTCAGTGCGCGGACCGGTGGAACGGGCAGCCGCCGGATCCCGCGGCGCGTGCACCGCGACGCGTGACGCGTCCACCCGACGCGGGCTTCGTCGGCATCCGGCGCCGGTCGACGTCGAGCCCCTCGTCCAGCACCTCGATCCGTGGGTCGCTGAGCACGGCGACGGCGGTGGCGAGGGCCGCGACGGCGACCTTCTCCCCGGGGCACCGGTGGCCTGTGGCGACGTCCGCTCCGCCGTGCGGCACGAAGGTCGCCACGGCCTCGACGTCGTCCCAGCTCGTGACGTCGAGCCACCGGGCGGGGTCGAACCGGTCGGGGTCGGACCAGGAGCGGTCGTCGGTGTCCGTGCCCAGGATGTCGAGCACCACCCGGCCGCCCGCACGGAGGTGCTCGCCGTCGAGCTCGACGTCCTGGGTAGCCCACGCCGGCAGCACGGGGACGAAGGGTGCGGTGCGGCGGATCTCCTGCGCGAACGCGACCGCGACGGGCCCGTCGACGAGCGAACCGCGGGACAGGGTCTCCTCGGCGATCCGGCCGCGCCACTCGGGCCGGTCGTGCAGCTCCTTCGCCGCGAAGGCGACGAACCGCGCGACGGCGATCGCCGGGCGGATCGAGTTCTGCAACTCGATGCCCGCCGTCCGTGGTGGGAGCAGGGCGCCCTCCTGGTCACGGTGCCAGGCCCACTCGTGCAACGCCGTGCCCTCGGCGGGGTGCAGCCGTCCGCCGCGGACCGCCTCGACGAGCCGGGCGGCGTGCCGGTCCGACCAGTGGCGGTTCAGCACGGCGAGCAGGTACTCCGGCGAGTACGGCACGCCGAAGCCGTCGACGACCTGCGCGAGCTTCGCGGCCCAGCGGGTCTTCGCGGCCGGGGTACCCGGGAGTCCGGCCCACCGCATCATCGCCCGTCCGATCGCGCCGACCGCTGCGTCGTACGCGGTGCGCCGACCGCCGGCGAGCCAGGCGTCGAGCTCGCGTGCCCACTCCTCGGCGAGGAACGGGGTGAGCCGGCGGACCTGCTCGTCCTCGTACGCGACGTCGACGAAGGTCGCCTTGCGGTGGTGGTGCTCCGCGCCGTCGAGCGAGTGCACCGACCCGACGCCGAACAGGGTCCGCTGCACGAGCGCGGGCATGGCACCGTGCCGCCGGGTGCTGGAGCCGTCGTAGAAGAGGTCGACGCCCTCCTTGCCCCGCACGAGCAGCGCCGGCCGACCGAGCAGCCGGAACGGCACCGCGCGGGCGCCGGGGGCGGTCCGCCGCCACAGGTGGGCGCCGAAGCCGTAGCCGCGGGTCAGGAGTCCGAGGGAGTCGTCGATCGCCATGTCCGCCATGCTGCCAGCGCGTGCCGAGGTGCCCTCACGGGCAGGATCTGGTGGACTGTGTGCGGGAGGGGACATGCGACGCAGGACCTGGGGCATCACGATCGGCGCGGCGGCAGCGGCGATCATCGCCGCCGTGGGCATCGGAGCGGCCGTGCAGCAGCCGGAACCGGTGGCCACGACCGCCGCGCGGACGACGCCGACACCGGAACGGACGCCCACCCCCATGCCGACACCGACGCTCCCCACGATCCCGGCCGCCGCGTCGGACGCCGAGCTCGCGGCACTCCCCCTGGCCTTCCACGACGCCGTCGTCCCGGAGCTGCTCGACGGCAGCCACGTGCGGCCGGACAACCGGTGGGAGATCGCCACCCCGAAGCAGCGTCTCGTCGCGCTGTACGCCGACACGACACCCGACGCCCGCCCGGTGGCCACCCTCGCCTCGACGGTCTCCACGATCGACACACCCGCCGCGACCGCGGTGTGGGGCCGGTCGGACGGCGAGGACGGCGGGATGGTCCTCGTCTCGACCCCCGCACGGAACCGCACGCCCGGCGACGGCGGCGACCCCACGGCGCCGAGCGCCACGTTCGCGTGGGCCCGTGCCGCCGACTTCACGATCGCCCCGACGGACCGCATGATCCGTGTCGACGTCGCCGCGTCGACGGTGTCCGTCGTGGGGAAGGACGGCTCGGTGTCCGCCTCCGAGCCCGCACGCCTCGGCACCCCGGACGATCCCACGCCGACCGCCACCGCGACCTACGTCGAGGCCGCGTACGTCGACGCCCGCGTGACCTACACCCGGGGCAACCCGATCATCCTGACCGGCGCCCACTCCTCGCGCATCCCCCAGTACGGCGGCAACGCGGCCCTGACCGCGCTGCACTACTACCCGGACCCGACCGGCAGCTCGCACGGGTGCGTCCGGATCTCCGCAGCGATGACGAAGACCCTGTCCGAGCTGCCGGTCGGCACCGCGATCTGGTTCAGCTGACGGGTCGGAGCCCCAGACGGGCCACGACGTCCGCGCTCTCCTCGTCGGGCGTGCGGTCGGCCGACACGGTCAGGTGCGCCTCGTCCGGCTGCGGCGGCTCCAGCGTCGCGAGCTGCGAGGCGAGGAGCGACGTCGGCATGAAGTGCCCGGACCGCGCCGACATCCGCTGCTCGATGAGCGCAGGGTCCCCGGCGACGTGCACGAACACGACCCCGGGCGCCCGCAGCACGTCGCGGTAGGAGCGCTTCAGTGCCGAGCAGGTGACGACCCCGGTGGTGCCGCCGTCGAGGCGCTCGCGGATCCAGCCGGAGACGACGTCGAGCCACGGCCACCGGTCGTCGTCGGTCAGGGGGGTACCGGCCTGCATCTTCGCCACGTTCGCGGGCGGGTGCATCTCGTCGCCCTCGGCGAAGTCCCACCCGAGCCGTCCGGCGACGGTCGCCGCCAGCGTCGACTTGCCCGAACCCGAGACGCCCATCACCACGAGGACGCGCGGCGCCGTGCCCGCCATCAGAAGAACACCCCTGCGATCAGCACGCCCACCAGACCGATGACCGAGATGAGGCACTCGAGCACCGTCCACGTCTTGAACGTCTGACCCACGGTGGTGCCGAGGTAGCCCTTGACGAGCCAGAACCCGGCGTCGTTGACGTGCGACAGGAACACCGATCCGGCGCCGATCGCGAGCACGAGCAGCGAGGTCTCCGGGGACGACAGGTCGGCGGCGATCGGGGCCATGATGCCCGCCGCGGTGACCGTCGCGACTGTCGCCGAACCGGTGGCGACACGCACGAGGGCGGACACCACCCACGCGACGAGCAGCACCGAGATGCCGGACTCCTGCACGGCGTCGGCGATCACCCCGCCGATGCCGGTGTCGATGAGGACCTGCTTGAAGCCGCCGCCCGCACCGACGATGAGCAGCACGCCGGCGATCGGCGGCAGGGCGTCCTCGAGGGACTTCGCCACCGCGCCACGGTCCATGCCGCCGCCGATCGCGAAGAACACCATCGCGAAGACGGTCGCGATGCCGATCGCGATGATCGGGGTGCCGAGGAAGTCGAGCAGGGACACCCAGCTGCCGGAGGCGTCGGGCGCGGTGGCCTCGCGCACGGCCTGGGCGAGCATGAGGACGACCGGCAGCAGGATGCCGACGAGTGCCACGGCGAACGACGGGCTGCGCGGTTCGCTGATGACGCGCGTGAAGTCGCTCTTGCCGTTCGGCAAGGAGGCCGTGTCCTGGGTGGCGGAGCCGCGCCGTGCCTCCCGTCCGGCGTGCGCCGGGTCGGACTGCGCCGAACCGCCGGAGCTGCGCGAGCCGAACATGTCCGGAACCGGGATGTCGACCCAGCGGGCGGCGAAGCGGGCGAAGACGGGGCCGGCCAGGACGATGACCGGGATCGCCAGCACGATGCCGAACGCGAGCGTCGTGCCGAGGTTCGCGCCGACCGTGGACACCGCGACGAGCGGACCGGGGTGCGGTGGCACGAAGGCGTGCATCGTGGAGAGGCCGACCAGGGCGGGCACCGCGATCTTCATGATCGGAACGCCGCTGCGCTTGGCGACCAGGACGATGATCGGGATGAGGAGCACCAGGCCCACCTCGAAGAACATCGGCAGGCCGATCAGGGCACCGATGAGCGCCATCGTCCACGGCAGCGCCGCCTTCGAGGACCGGCGGACGAGGGTGTCGACGACGCGGTCGGCTGCACCGGAGTCGACGAGCATCCGACCGAACATCGCCCCGAGCCCGACCAGGATGCCGACGCTCGTCATCGTGGCGCCGAACCCGTTGCCGAAGCTCGTGACCGTGGCGTCGGGCGCGAGACCGGCACCGATGCCGACCCCGAGCGCGCCGATCGTCAGTGCGACGAACGGGTGCACCTTGAGCCAGGTGATGAGCACGATGATGACGACGATGCCGAGCAGTGCCGCCGTGACGAGCTGCCCGATCGGTCCGGACGGGTCGACGGTCTGCGTGCCGCCGCCCTCGGCGGCCAGGACGGTGAGGCCGTGCAGCGCGTCGGTCGGAGCGGTCGCTCCGGTGGGTGCGTGAGGCATCTGTGCCCCTTCCTGGAGCCGCTGCCTCGCGGCTCCGTCGCCTTCGTGTGCGTGTCGTCACGCATCGAGCGGCCGTGTCCTGCGGCCGCTCCCAATAATCTGATAAATCAGACTGTACAACGATCTGCCGCGCGCCACCCGCCCTGCGGCGCAGTCTGCCGCTTCGATGGAGTCCGCGTCACGCCGACGCCGCCCTGTTCGAGTACCCCGGAGGAACGATGACCACCGCGCGCGGTCTCCACGCACACGTGCTCGAGACGCTCGGGCAGCGGATCGTCGACGGACTGCTCCCCGCGGGCGCCGTGGTCCGGCCGGAGCTCGTGGCGTCCGAGTTCGGCGTGTCGCGCTCGGTCGTGCGCGAGGCGCTGCGCGTCCTGCAGTCCCTCGGCCTCGTGGAGCCGCGGCAGCGCGTGGGCACGCAGGTGCTCCCCACCGCGTCCTGGGAGCTCCTCGCACCGACCGTGATCCGGTGGCGGGGCGCCTCCCCCGCCTACTTCGTGCAGCAGCGCGAACTGCTCGAACTCCGACTCGGGGTGGAGCCCGTGGCGGCGGCGCTCGTCGCCGGTGCCGCCGGTGCCGCCGGCTCGCCCGGGGAGGCGGTCCTGCTCGCCGCGCGGGACATGCTCGACGCCTGGGGTCGCGAGGACAGCCGCGCCTACCTCGAGGCCGACGTCCGCTTCCACCGTGCGCTCCTGACCGGGTCGGGCAACGCCGTGTTCACGCACTTCGCCGGCACCGTCGAAGCACTCCTGCGGACGCGGACCTCGGAGACACGGGACACCATCTCCCGCTGGACCCGCGACGCCGCGGTCCGGCACGAGGCGGTTGCGCTCGCGGTCGTCGCCGGGGATGCCACCGCGGCCGGCGAGGCGGCCACGGCGCTGCTGCGGGTCACCCGCGACGAGTTCATCGCCGAGGCACCGGACGCCTGACGGCCACTCGGGCGCGCTGCTCGCGAACGCCGGGCGGAACCGGGCACACCTGACGGAACCGGGCGTACCTGCCGTTCCCAGAGCACCAGGTACGCCTGGAACGACCAGCCATCGCGCGTGTCATGGGAAGGAACGGGCGGACGGGAGGCTCGGGGCGACCTCGCCACGCGCCTCCCGTCCGCCGCCGAACCGTCCTCACGGCCGCACTCGCGTCGCGCGGGACGTCGTGGCGCGAGCGGCCCGGGGCGCTCCGCGCCTCAGCGCCTGGTGCGCGCGAACAGGCGCGGGCCCCGCAACCGGAGCCGCATGGTCACGGTCCCGAGCCACCGGTCGTACTTGAAGCCGACCTTGCCCATGCGCCCGACCTCCTCGAAGCCGAGCCGTTCGTGGAGGCGGATCGAGGCCTCGGCCTGCCGGTCGGCGATCACGGCGATGACCTCGCGCACCCCGGCCGCCCGGCACTCGTCGAGCAGCGCCTCCATGAGCGCGCGCCCGAGACCCTTGCCGCCCGACGCGGCGCCGAGGTAGATCGAGTCCTCGACGACGTGGTTCGACCGGTCGCGCGGGTTCCACGGGTCGACGAGCGCGTAGCCGAGGATCTGCCCAGAGGGGTTCTCGGCGACGAGGAACGGCAGCCCACGTCGGCGGACCTCGTCGTAGCGCTGCTTCCACCGAGCGAAGGTGAACGCCGCCGGGTCGAAGGTCACCGACGAGTTCCGGACGTAGTGCGTGTGGATCTCGCGCACGTCCGGCAGGTCCCGCGGTTCGGCGGCGCGGATCGTGTACGCGAACGCGGCCTCGGCCGGCACGGGCGCACGCAGGTGCCGCGGCAGGACACGCCGCCGCTGGTATTCCTCCTCGAGCACGGTCCGAGCCTACGGGGTGCGCCCCGGTCAGGCGGGCAGCGTCCAGTCGACGGGCTCGGCACCCTGCGCACGCAGCAGTGCGTCGACCTGCGAGAACGGCCGACTGCCGAGGAAGCCGCGCGACGCGCTGAGGGGCGACGGGTGCGCCGACGCGACCACGGGGGTGTCGCCGAGCAGCGGCCGGA
Coding sequences within it:
- a CDS encoding MerR family transcriptional regulator; translation: MSNGYLMHIGEVAERTGLSIKTIRDYDAAEVLHPSGRTDGGFRLYSEDDVARLLMVRRMKPLGFSLGEASILVDAVKVLDEAQPHEDLTAVRARVAAFIRDAETRRDVLGQQLGMVDEFLEELRAH
- a CDS encoding MerR family transcriptional regulator, with the protein product MTDDAVPTTMHIGELADRTGLSNRTIRHYDEVGLLRPSGRTGGGFRLYTDTDLARLLIIRRMKPLGFTLEQMGELLAVVNALEAADDDAEQARLREQLDEYIRDTEARRAKLEEHLGMADEFLGILRGR
- a CDS encoding cytochrome P450, with the translated sequence MAIDDSLGLLTRGYGFGAHLWRRTAPGARAVPFRLLGRPALLVRGKEGVDLFYDGSSTRRHGAMPALVQRTLFGVGSVHSLDGAEHHHRKATFVDVAYEDEQVRRLTPFLAEEWARELDAWLAGGRRTAYDAAVGAIGRAMMRWAGLPGTPAAKTRWAAKLAQVVDGFGVPYSPEYLLAVLNRHWSDRHAARLVEAVRGGRLHPAEGTALHEWAWHRDQEGALLPPRTAGIELQNSIRPAIAVARFVAFAAKELHDRPEWRGRIAEETLSRGSLVDGPVAVAFAQEIRRTAPFVPVLPAWATQDVELDGEHLRAGGRVVLDILGTDTDDRSWSDPDRFDPARWLDVTSWDDVEAVATFVPHGGADVATGHRCPGEKVAVAALATAVAVLSDPRIEVLDEGLDVDRRRMPTKPASGGRVTRRGARAAGSGGCPFHRSAH
- a CDS encoding L,D-transpeptidase, with the translated sequence MRRRTWGITIGAAAAAIIAAVGIGAAVQQPEPVATTAARTTPTPERTPTPMPTPTLPTIPAAASDAELAALPLAFHDAVVPELLDGSHVRPDNRWEIATPKQRLVALYADTTPDARPVATLASTVSTIDTPAATAVWGRSDGEDGGMVLVSTPARNRTPGDGGDPTAPSATFAWARAADFTIAPTDRMIRVDVAASTVSVVGKDGSVSASEPARLGTPDDPTPTATATYVEAAYVDARVTYTRGNPIILTGAHSSRIPQYGGNAALTALHYYPDPTGSSHGCVRISAAMTKTLSELPVGTAIWFS
- a CDS encoding gluconokinase yields the protein MAGTAPRVLVVMGVSGSGKSTLAATVAGRLGWDFAEGDEMHPPANVAKMQAGTPLTDDDRWPWLDVVSGWIRERLDGGTTGVVTCSALKRSYRDVLRAPGVVFVHVAGDPALIEQRMSARSGHFMPTSLLASQLATLEPPQPDEAHLTVSADRTPDEESADVVARLGLRPVS
- a CDS encoding GntP family permease, producing MPHAPTGATAPTDALHGLTVLAAEGGGTQTVDPSGPIGQLVTAALLGIVVIIVLITWLKVHPFVALTIGALGVGIGAGLAPDATVTSFGNGFGATMTSVGILVGLGAMFGRMLVDSGAADRVVDTLVRRSSKAALPWTMALIGALIGLPMFFEVGLVLLIPIIVLVAKRSGVPIMKIAVPALVGLSTMHAFVPPHPGPLVAVSTVGANLGTTLAFGIVLAIPVIVLAGPVFARFAARWVDIPVPDMFGSRSSGGSAQSDPAHAGREARRGSATQDTASLPNGKSDFTRVISEPRSPSFAVALVGILLPVVLMLAQAVREATAPDASGSWVSLLDFLGTPIIAIGIATVFAMVFFAIGGGMDRGAVAKSLEDALPPIAGVLLIVGAGGGFKQVLIDTGIGGVIADAVQESGISVLLVAWVVSALVRVATGSATVATVTAAGIMAPIAADLSSPETSLLVLAIGAGSVFLSHVNDAGFWLVKGYLGTTVGQTFKTWTVLECLISVIGLVGVLIAGVFF
- a CDS encoding FCD domain-containing protein, translated to MTTARGLHAHVLETLGQRIVDGLLPAGAVVRPELVASEFGVSRSVVREALRVLQSLGLVEPRQRVGTQVLPTASWELLAPTVIRWRGASPAYFVQQRELLELRLGVEPVAAALVAGAAGAAGSPGEAVLLAARDMLDAWGREDSRAYLEADVRFHRALLTGSGNAVFTHFAGTVEALLRTRTSETRDTISRWTRDAAVRHEAVALAVVAGDATAAGEAATALLRVTRDEFIAEAPDA
- a CDS encoding GNAT family N-acetyltransferase, whose translation is MLEEEYQRRRVLPRHLRAPVPAEAAFAYTIRAAEPRDLPDVREIHTHYVRNSSVTFDPAAFTFARWKQRYDEVRRRGLPFLVAENPSGQILGYALVDPWNPRDRSNHVVEDSIYLGAASGGKGLGRALMEALLDECRAAGVREVIAVIADRQAEASIRLHERLGFEEVGRMGKVGFKYDRWLGTVTMRLRLRGPRLFARTRR